A window of Choloepus didactylus isolate mChoDid1 chromosome 23, mChoDid1.pri, whole genome shotgun sequence contains these coding sequences:
- the LOC119519129 gene encoding uncharacterized protein LOC119519129, which produces MNCRYIFPKLQESEKPAVTGWAPNKEKGDLKAELRRPGWPLSLTSSVQSRPCSSVGPGPGPGSGGGSGTSGTLGACVPGPACLLVAEGLAVPELAPCVQGGSPSSAPGCRGGAAWGGDTQCSARGHAETVSREEGASGPGPKGTACSAVRQQWSWTQDMQTRNLRRDPPEEGAGPRTWGARQVGTEGHQTATRGHTAKSRPPCRDCTGVPACSSAYWDQYLQISVLRHTAYEDIICDQNSRRGCGGWGGGQVCSALIHTGVLQMEDGKCELCGDHRQHTQKEMGRESEQFIRKDQLNTKVGTKS; this is translated from the exons ATGAACTGCAGATACATTTTCCCAAAGCTCCAGGAAAGTGAGAAGCCTGCAGTAACAGGGTGGGCGCCGAATAAAGAGAAAGGCGACCTAAAAGCAGAGCTCAggcgccctggctggcccctctctCTCACCAGCTCAGTGCAGAGCCGGCCGTGCTCCAGTGTGGGTCCGGGTCCAGGTCCCGGTTCTGGAGGCGGCAGCGGAACCTCAGGCACATTGGGGGCGTGTGTGCCGGGCCCCGCCTGTCTGCTGGTGGCCGAGGGGCTCGCCGTCCCAGAACTCGCCCCGTGTGTACAAGGCGGCTCACCAAGCTCTGCTCCAGGATGCCGTGGAGGTGCTGCCTGGGGCGGGGACACACAGTGCAGCGCCCGGGGCCATGCGGAAACTGTTTCCAGGGAAGAGGGGGCATCCGGACCAG gaccTAAAGGCACTGCGTGCAGTGCAGTGAGACAGCAGTGGTCCTGGACGCAGGACATGCAGACACGTAACCTACGGCGAGACCCACCTGAGGAGGGGGCGGGGCCCCGGACGTGGGGAGCACGGCAGGTCGGAACAGAAGGACACCAGACAGCAACACGCGGCCACACGGCCAAATCAAGGCCTCCGTGCAGGGACTGCACTGGGGTTCCAGCTTGTAGCTCCGCTTACTGGGACCAGTACTTACAAATCAGCGTTTTGAGGCACACAGCCTATGAAGACATCATTTGTGACCAGAACAGCAGAAGGGGGTGTggaggctgggggggggggcaagttTGCTCGGCCCTGATTCACACGGGAGTGTTACAGATGGAGGATGGCAAATGTGAGCTGTGCGGTGACCACAgacaacacacacaaaaggaaatggGAAGAGAGTCAGAACAGTTCATTAGAAAAGACCAACTGAACACAAAAGTAGGgacaaaaagttag